Proteins encoded together in one Mycobacterium sp. MS1601 window:
- the egtA gene encoding ergothioneine biosynthesis glutamate--cysteine ligase EgtA, producing the protein MTFVVTSVQSASRPLVDSADAAQYIAEGSFADAPLGRVGLEIEAHCFDRADLRRRPSWEQITAVIDNLPTLPGGSAVTVEPGGAVELSGPPLAGALPAITAMAADRAVLDAAFADAGLGLVLLGADPLRPPHRVNPGPRYQAMEQFFTASGTAEAGAAMMTSTASIQVNLDAGPRSGWAARVRLAHALGPTMIAIAANSPLRSGHFTGWVSSRQQVWGQLDSARCGPILGLSADDPASEWARYALKAPVMLVRSGEQASPVLDWAPFAEWADGSIPLAGRRPTTADLDYHLTTLFPPVRPRRWLEIRYLDSLPDALWPAVAHTMTTLLDDPVAADLAAETVEPVAAAWDTAARAGLADRHLGEAARRCVQIAADRAPQELIETMQLLVDLVDQGRSAGDQFSDAAVRLGINAAIADLWQEHP; encoded by the coding sequence ATGACGTTTGTCGTCACCTCGGTGCAGTCGGCTTCGCGGCCGCTGGTGGACTCCGCCGACGCAGCCCAGTACATCGCCGAAGGCAGCTTCGCCGACGCTCCGCTGGGTCGAGTGGGTCTCGAGATCGAAGCGCACTGTTTCGACCGGGCTGACCTGCGCCGCCGTCCGTCCTGGGAGCAGATCACCGCCGTCATCGACAACCTGCCCACGCTGCCCGGTGGCAGCGCGGTCACCGTGGAGCCCGGCGGTGCCGTCGAACTGTCCGGCCCGCCGCTGGCCGGAGCGCTGCCCGCCATCACGGCCATGGCCGCTGACCGCGCCGTCCTCGACGCGGCCTTCGCCGACGCGGGCCTGGGGCTCGTGCTGCTGGGCGCCGACCCGCTGCGCCCGCCGCATCGCGTCAACCCCGGTCCGCGGTACCAGGCCATGGAACAGTTCTTCACCGCCAGCGGCACCGCCGAAGCTGGTGCCGCCATGATGACGTCCACCGCCTCCATCCAGGTCAATCTCGACGCAGGGCCGCGCTCCGGCTGGGCGGCACGGGTTCGATTGGCACACGCCCTCGGGCCCACCATGATCGCCATTGCCGCCAATTCGCCACTGCGCAGCGGACACTTCACCGGCTGGGTGTCCTCGCGCCAGCAGGTGTGGGGGCAACTCGACTCGGCGCGCTGCGGTCCCATCCTGGGTCTGAGCGCCGATGACCCGGCCTCCGAATGGGCGCGCTACGCGCTCAAGGCGCCGGTGATGTTGGTGCGTTCCGGTGAGCAGGCCAGCCCGGTTCTGGACTGGGCGCCGTTCGCCGAGTGGGCCGACGGCAGCATCCCCCTCGCGGGCCGGCGTCCCACCACCGCCGATCTCGACTATCACCTGACCACGCTGTTCCCGCCCGTGCGTCCGCGCCGCTGGCTGGAGATCCGCTATCTCGACAGCCTGCCGGACGCGCTGTGGCCTGCGGTGGCGCACACCATGACCACGCTGCTCGATGACCCGGTGGCCGCTGACCTGGCCGCGGAGACGGTGGAACCGGTTGCCGCCGCATGGGACACCGCGGCGCGGGCCGGGCTGGCTGACCGGCACCTGGGGGAGGCAGCCCGCCGGTGCGTGCAGATCGCCGCGGATCGCGCGCCTCAGGAATTGATCGAGACGATGCAGCTGTTGGTCGACTTGGTGGATCAGGGCCGCAGCGCCGGAGACCAGTTCTCCGATGCCGCGGTGCGCCTGGGCATCAACGCCGCCATCGCCGACCTGTGGCAGGAGCACCCGTGA
- a CDS encoding sensor domain-containing protein — MAALGVLPLMLAAPAAARPSDPGVVNYAVMGKGSVGNIVGAPMTFESVFTNPVQAFTVNIPACNNWADIGLPEVFNDPDLASFNGATTQTSATDVTHLVKQAVGVFANNDAASAAFRRVTDRTVGCSGQTAVMGFGNGTSQVWSFTGGAPGAAEASWVKQEAGTDRRCFTTTRLRENVLLQAKVCQSGNGGPAVNVLAGAIQNSLGQ, encoded by the coding sequence ATGGCTGCCCTGGGTGTCCTTCCGCTGATGCTGGCGGCTCCGGCCGCCGCACGGCCGTCGGACCCCGGGGTGGTGAACTACGCCGTCATGGGCAAGGGCTCGGTGGGCAACATCGTCGGCGCGCCCATGACGTTCGAGTCGGTCTTCACCAACCCGGTCCAGGCCTTCACGGTCAACATTCCCGCCTGCAACAACTGGGCCGATATCGGCCTTCCCGAGGTGTTCAACGACCCCGATCTGGCGTCGTTCAACGGCGCCACCACGCAGACGTCGGCCACCGACGTCACACACCTGGTCAAACAGGCTGTCGGGGTGTTCGCCAACAATGACGCGGCGTCGGCAGCCTTTCGAAGAGTCACCGACCGCACTGTCGGATGTTCGGGGCAGACTGCGGTGATGGGTTTCGGCAACGGCACCTCGCAGGTGTGGAGCTTCACCGGTGGCGCGCCGGGGGCGGCAGAGGCGTCGTGGGTGAAACAGGAAGCGGGCACCGACCGTCGGTGCTTCACCACGACCCGACTGCGGGAGAATGTTCTGCTGCAGGCGAAAGTGTGTCAGTCGGGCAACGGTGGCCCTGCCGTCAATGTGCTGGCAGGAGCCATCCAGAACAGTCTGGGCCAATAA
- a CDS encoding organic hydroperoxide resistance protein, whose translation MSIEVVYTAESTASGGGRDGHVKSTDGKIDLDTRPPKEMGGSGEGVNPELLFSAGYAACFLGALRLVAKNEKIGIDDASGITAQIGFGKSVDDPAGGFGFTAHLVGYLPGLEQNVADDLMEKAHGVCPYSKATRGNIDVTLTAKV comes from the coding sequence ATGAGCATCGAAGTGGTGTACACCGCAGAGTCAACAGCCTCCGGCGGCGGCCGCGACGGCCACGTGAAGTCCACGGACGGCAAGATCGATCTCGACACGCGTCCGCCCAAGGAGATGGGTGGTAGCGGTGAGGGCGTCAACCCTGAGCTGCTGTTCTCCGCCGGTTATGCGGCGTGTTTCCTGGGTGCACTGCGCCTGGTCGCCAAGAACGAGAAGATCGGCATCGACGATGCCAGCGGGATCACGGCCCAGATCGGTTTCGGCAAATCCGTAGACGACCCAGCGGGCGGGTTCGGGTTCACCGCGCACCTGGTGGGCTACCTACCTGGGCTGGAGCAGAACGTCGCCGACGACCTGATGGAGAAGGCGCACGGTGTCTGCCCGTACTCCAAGGCCACCCGCGGCAACATCGACGTGACGCTGACTGCGAAGGTCTGA
- a CDS encoding sulfite reductase subunit alpha, with product MKIAYIPEDAPFNEDQRAWISGFLAGLHSRVAMNMTAPPPVTGEVEGPRPPLRILYGTQTGNAEGVANDAAAAAKLQGFDVTVSGLDEIELDEFAGLNHVLIVTSTYGEGEMPDNAELFWEALSASTAPRLESVSYGVLALGDTSYDGFCHAGKLFDTRLEQLGATRLVGRVDCDIDYEAPAAEWVQSAVGSLVSLTGASGIPSTPPPSIAARSGWTRKNPFPAEVAVNRLLSGPQSDKEIRHFEFALADSGITYEAGDALSVIPENDPALVEAIADHFRVSVDTLVDGEPLGELLGNRYEISAPSKDLLGEVESRAENEEFSYVLRGGVKETLDRWLWGKDILDILRIGGDQLSIEEFIGLLKPLQHRAYSISSSPLAHPDRIHLTVAAVRYQSAGRERGGVCSTFLADRGTGAKIFLQPNKSFRVPADDSAPMIMVGPGTGIAPFRAFLQERERRGANGDNWLFFGDQHREHDYIYADELTGWSDSGLLNRLDLAFSRDQAQKVYVQHRMLTHGADLFAWLQNGGHFYVCGDATRMAKDVDKALHDIIAEHGSMTDEQATEYVNDLKREKRYVRDVY from the coding sequence ATGAAGATCGCCTACATTCCCGAAGACGCCCCGTTCAACGAAGACCAGCGCGCCTGGATCTCGGGATTCCTGGCAGGTCTGCACTCTCGTGTAGCCATGAACATGACGGCGCCGCCGCCGGTCACCGGCGAGGTCGAAGGACCCCGCCCACCGCTGCGGATCCTCTACGGCACGCAGACCGGCAACGCCGAGGGAGTGGCCAACGACGCTGCTGCCGCGGCCAAGTTGCAGGGGTTCGACGTCACGGTCAGCGGCCTCGACGAGATCGAACTCGACGAGTTCGCCGGACTCAATCACGTGCTGATCGTCACCTCCACCTACGGCGAGGGCGAGATGCCCGACAACGCCGAATTGTTCTGGGAGGCACTGTCAGCCAGCACCGCACCGCGGCTGGAGAGTGTGTCCTACGGGGTGCTTGCCCTCGGCGACACCAGTTACGACGGGTTCTGTCACGCGGGCAAGCTGTTCGACACCAGACTCGAGCAGCTCGGCGCCACCCGCCTGGTGGGGCGCGTCGATTGCGATATCGACTACGAAGCTCCGGCCGCCGAGTGGGTGCAGTCCGCGGTGGGCAGTCTGGTCAGCCTCACCGGTGCCAGCGGCATACCCAGCACACCGCCGCCCAGCATCGCGGCCCGCTCCGGATGGACCCGCAAGAACCCCTTCCCGGCCGAAGTGGCTGTCAACCGCTTGTTGTCGGGACCGCAGTCGGACAAGGAGATCCGGCACTTCGAGTTCGCGCTTGCCGACAGTGGCATCACCTACGAAGCCGGCGACGCGCTGTCGGTGATCCCGGAGAACGACCCGGCCCTGGTGGAAGCAATCGCCGATCACTTCCGGGTGTCGGTGGACACCCTGGTGGACGGGGAACCCCTTGGCGAGCTGCTGGGGAATCGCTACGAGATCAGCGCACCGTCGAAGGATCTGTTGGGCGAGGTGGAGAGCCGCGCCGAGAACGAGGAGTTCTCCTACGTGCTGCGCGGCGGCGTGAAGGAGACGTTGGATCGCTGGCTGTGGGGCAAGGACATCCTCGACATCCTGCGCATCGGCGGTGATCAGCTGAGTATCGAGGAGTTCATCGGACTGCTCAAACCGCTTCAGCACCGGGCGTATTCGATCTCCTCGAGCCCGCTTGCCCACCCCGACCGCATCCATCTGACCGTCGCCGCGGTGCGCTACCAGAGTGCGGGCCGAGAGCGTGGTGGTGTCTGTTCGACGTTCCTGGCCGACCGCGGTACGGGAGCCAAGATCTTTCTACAGCCCAACAAGTCCTTCCGCGTGCCCGCCGACGACAGCGCGCCGATGATCATGGTGGGCCCCGGCACCGGCATCGCCCCGTTCCGCGCCTTCCTGCAAGAGCGGGAACGCCGCGGTGCCAATGGGGACAACTGGCTGTTCTTCGGAGATCAGCACCGAGAGCACGACTACATCTATGCCGACGAGCTGACCGGCTGGAGCGACTCGGGTCTGCTGAACCGCCTGGATCTGGCCTTTTCTCGCGATCAGGCCCAAAAGGTGTACGTGCAGCACCGGATGCTGACCCACGGCGCCGATCTGTTCGCGTGGTTGCAGAACGGCGGCCATTTCTACGTCTGCGGTGACGCCACCAGGATGGCCAAGGACGTCGACAAGGCGCTGCATGACATCATCGCCGAACACGGCAGCATGACCGACGAGCAGGCCACCGAATACGTCAACGACCTCAAGCGCGAGAAGCGTTACGTCCGCGACGTGTACTGA
- a CDS encoding SDR family NAD(P)-dependent oxidoreductase — MLKDFAGKTVLITGSTSGIGREAACQFAERGARVIVTGRNSTRGEETVAAISDRGGVANFLPADLGAADDVRSLARQAIGIGDGHVDVLVNNAALITREPTTDVRSPDFNSVMAVNVLAPLLLVGALAPGMVGRGQGAIVNVSTIVANLGMSGFPLYGSSKAALQALTKAWAAEFGAAGVRINTVCPGPTRTEAMAGHDDMLAATAAQAPANRVGTPQDIARAIVFLASPEAGMVHGALLPVDGGRLAV; from the coding sequence GTGCTCAAGGACTTCGCCGGCAAGACCGTTCTGATCACCGGATCGACCAGCGGCATCGGCCGAGAAGCTGCCTGTCAGTTCGCGGAACGCGGTGCCCGTGTCATCGTCACCGGCCGGAACTCGACCCGCGGTGAGGAGACCGTCGCCGCGATCTCCGACCGCGGTGGGGTGGCGAACTTCCTCCCCGCAGACCTTGGCGCCGCCGATGATGTGCGCTCACTCGCTCGTCAGGCAATCGGCATCGGAGACGGCCACGTCGATGTCCTGGTGAACAACGCCGCCCTCATCACGCGGGAACCCACTACAGATGTCCGCTCGCCTGACTTCAACAGCGTCATGGCCGTCAACGTCCTGGCACCGCTGCTGTTGGTTGGTGCGTTGGCTCCAGGAATGGTCGGACGAGGGCAGGGCGCAATCGTCAATGTCAGCACCATCGTGGCCAACCTCGGCATGTCCGGGTTTCCTCTCTACGGTTCCAGCAAAGCTGCACTGCAGGCACTGACGAAGGCCTGGGCTGCGGAGTTCGGCGCCGCCGGGGTCCGGATCAACACCGTATGTCCCGGGCCAACCCGCACCGAGGCGATGGCCGGCCACGACGACATGCTGGCAGCGACCGCCGCGCAGGCGCCTGCCAACCGCGTTGGCACGCCGCAGGACATCGCGCGGGCTATCGTCTTTCTCGCATCGCCGGAAGCCGGCATGGTCCACGGCGCCCTACTGCCGGTTGATGGTGGCCGACTCGCCGTCTGA
- a CDS encoding LysR family transcriptional regulator, with protein sequence MRLVRYFTVLAEQRRFTSAAEQLHITQPSLSRQIRSLERQIGVRLFDRTPRGSRLTEAGEAFLPHAIALLHSANRAAAAARAAEPSRITIGYTGDLLITPAVQALRQWTPDSEVHTLHVGWDRPREALLDHSVDAVVTRTPVSTSGLHQTILFAEPRALVVSVGHRLAGRAAVTIDDIADEPMPQVSDAAWNAFWRIDPRPDGRAAPTGPLARAPEDKMEFVATGEAVAIVPATVRLRPDVVMIPLLGVDPSHVVLVTREEDRNALLTAFRHCVQSHLADHMG encoded by the coding sequence ATGCGGCTGGTGCGGTACTTCACCGTCCTGGCGGAGCAACGCCGATTCACGAGCGCCGCCGAGCAGTTGCACATCACTCAGCCCTCGCTGAGCCGGCAGATCCGCAGCTTGGAGAGGCAGATCGGCGTCCGACTCTTCGACCGCACCCCCCGCGGAAGCCGGCTCACCGAAGCGGGCGAGGCGTTCCTACCCCATGCCATCGCACTTCTGCACTCCGCCAATCGGGCTGCAGCCGCCGCGCGCGCTGCGGAACCGAGCCGGATCACTATCGGATACACCGGCGACCTGCTCATCACCCCGGCCGTACAGGCGCTGCGGCAGTGGACTCCGGACAGCGAGGTCCACACCTTGCACGTAGGTTGGGACCGGCCTCGCGAAGCACTGCTCGATCACAGCGTGGACGCTGTGGTCACGCGTACGCCAGTGAGCACCAGCGGGTTACACCAGACGATCTTGTTTGCCGAGCCGCGTGCCCTTGTGGTGTCCGTCGGCCATCGCCTGGCCGGCCGCGCGGCGGTCACCATCGACGACATCGCCGACGAACCAATGCCCCAGGTGTCAGACGCTGCATGGAACGCGTTCTGGCGCATCGATCCCCGCCCCGACGGACGAGCTGCCCCCACCGGGCCCTTGGCTCGTGCACCCGAGGACAAGATGGAATTCGTCGCCACCGGAGAGGCTGTGGCGATCGTGCCGGCCACCGTCCGCCTACGCCCCGATGTTGTGATGATTCCCCTGCTCGGCGTTGACCCCAGCCATGTCGTGCTGGTCACTCGTGAAGAAGACCGCAACGCCCTGCTGACAGCGTTTCGCCACTGCGTACAGTCGCACCTTGCAGATCACATGGGTTGA
- a CDS encoding type B 50S ribosomal protein L31, whose amino-acid sequence MKADIHPDYHPVVFQDATTGKTFLTRSTVTSTRTIEWEGHTYPLVIVDVTSDSHPFWTGGTRILDKAGQVEKFRKRFGERRKP is encoded by the coding sequence ATGAAAGCAGATATCCATCCCGACTACCACCCGGTGGTCTTCCAGGATGCCACCACCGGCAAGACATTCCTCACCCGATCGACGGTCACCAGCACTCGCACCATCGAATGGGAAGGGCACACCTACCCGTTGGTGATCGTCGACGTCACCTCCGACTCCCATCCGTTCTGGACCGGGGGAACCCGCATCCTCGACAAGGCGGGACAGGTGGAGAAGTTCCGCAAGCGATTCGGGGAACGCCGAAAGCCCTGA
- the mrf gene encoding ribosome hibernation factor-recruiting GTPase MRF encodes MRTPVVLVAGLGDADATTGVLLQQSGTLAVTHRFDGHVVRRSLTTSQHGILTTAEAALELAHGCVSCTIRNDLLILLRRLHRREDVARIVVQLPPEMEPEPVCFAINRVPVRVGPGYLDGPAARDVRIHAVVVCIDADTWLAKSLGDEELPDGRTEAQVVVCQAEFADVLVVERPQPVELAVLRRLSPRARITSGADRVEMALANLEPDSRCGRSDHPHGPLLAGQPPLAAEGPVKLVEFTARRPFHPRRLHDALDRLLDGVVRARGRLWLANRSEHAMYLESAGGGLRVSNAGKWLAAMTSSEVAYVDPERRAFADLMWEYRFGDRHTSMAVLVCGADPAEILASLHNALLTDDEMNRPNGWTDYEDPFGDWHAEPCSDATTSDLATEGLRTSEGDR; translated from the coding sequence ATGCGGACGCCGGTGGTGCTGGTCGCGGGTCTGGGTGACGCCGATGCGACGACGGGGGTACTGCTGCAGCAGTCGGGGACACTGGCGGTGACGCACCGATTCGACGGCCATGTCGTCCGGCGCAGCCTGACCACCAGTCAGCATGGCATCCTGACCACTGCGGAAGCGGCGCTGGAACTGGCACACGGCTGCGTCTCCTGCACCATCCGCAACGATCTGTTGATCCTGCTGCGCAGGCTGCATCGCCGCGAGGACGTGGCCCGCATCGTTGTGCAACTGCCGCCGGAGATGGAACCCGAGCCGGTGTGCTTCGCGATCAACCGCGTGCCGGTGCGAGTCGGACCCGGCTACCTCGACGGGCCGGCCGCACGTGATGTTCGAATCCATGCCGTCGTGGTCTGCATCGACGCCGACACCTGGTTGGCCAAGTCGCTCGGTGACGAGGAGCTGCCCGACGGCCGCACCGAGGCTCAGGTGGTGGTGTGCCAGGCGGAGTTCGCGGACGTGCTGGTGGTGGAGCGTCCGCAGCCGGTAGAGCTCGCGGTGCTGCGGCGGCTGTCGCCCAGGGCGCGGATCACCAGCGGCGCCGACCGTGTGGAGATGGCGCTGGCCAACCTGGAACCGGACAGCCGTTGCGGGCGCAGCGATCATCCGCACGGGCCGCTGCTGGCGGGGCAGCCGCCCTTGGCGGCCGAGGGGCCGGTGAAGCTGGTCGAGTTCACCGCACGACGCCCGTTCCACCCCCGTCGCCTACACGACGCCCTGGACCGGCTGCTCGACGGTGTGGTTCGCGCAAGAGGGCGGCTGTGGCTGGCCAACCGCTCCGAGCATGCCATGTACCTCGAGTCCGCAGGTGGGGGGCTTCGGGTGAGCAACGCCGGGAAGTGGCTGGCGGCAATGACTTCCAGTGAGGTGGCCTACGTGGACCCGGAACGCCGTGCGTTTGCCGACCTGATGTGGGAATACCGCTTCGGCGACCGGCACACGTCGATGGCCGTACTGGTCTGTGGCGCCGACCCCGCAGAAATACTGGCTTCGTTACACAATGCGCTGCTCACCGATGACGAGATGAACCGGCCGAACGGCTGGACCGACTACGAGGATCCGTTCGGTGACTGGCATGCCGAACCCTGCTCCGACGCAACGACATCCGATCTGGCTACCGAAGGCCTACGCACCTCCGAAGGAGACCGATGA
- the rpmB gene encoding 50S ribosomal protein L28, with amino-acid sequence MSAICQVTGRAPAFGNTVSHSHRRTRRRWTPNIQLKTYYLPSEDRRIRLRVSTKGMKVIDRDGIESVVARLRNEGQKI; translated from the coding sequence ATGTCCGCGATCTGCCAGGTCACCGGACGCGCACCGGCGTTCGGGAACACCGTGTCGCATTCACACCGGCGCACACGTCGGCGCTGGACCCCGAACATCCAACTCAAGACGTATTACCTGCCGTCGGAAGATCGCCGAATCCGGCTGCGGGTCAGCACAAAAGGCATGAAAGTGATCGACCGCGACGGCATCGAATCCGTGGTGGCCCGGTTACGCAACGAAGGGCAGAAGATCTGA
- the rpmG gene encoding 50S ribosomal protein L33 translates to MASKSTDIRPVVKLRSTAGTGYTYVTRKNRRNDPDRLVIRKYDPVVRRHVEFREER, encoded by the coding sequence ATGGCATCCAAGAGCACCGACATCCGGCCGGTGGTGAAACTGCGCTCGACCGCCGGCACTGGCTACACCTACGTGACACGCAAGAACCGCCGAAACGATCCCGACCGCCTGGTCATCCGCAAGTACGACCCGGTGGTGCGCCGCCACGTCGAATTCCGCGAGGAGCGCTGA
- the rpsN gene encoding 30S ribosomal protein S14: MAKLSKIVKNEQRRVIVARYAERRAELKRIIKSPNTSAEQRAQAQAELARQPRDASAVRVRNRDVADGRPRGHLRKFGLSRVRVREMAHRGELPGVRKSSW; this comes from the coding sequence GTGGCCAAGCTGTCCAAGATCGTCAAGAACGAGCAACGCCGGGTGATCGTGGCCCGCTACGCGGAGCGGCGCGCCGAGCTCAAGCGGATCATCAAGTCCCCGAACACCTCTGCCGAACAGCGGGCCCAAGCTCAGGCCGAGCTGGCTCGCCAGCCCAGAGATGCCAGTGCGGTCCGCGTGCGCAACCGCGACGTCGCCGACGGCCGCCCACGCGGACATCTGCGCAAGTTCGGGTTGTCCCGCGTCCGGGTGCGCGAAATGGCCCACCGGGGCGAACTGCCCGGCGTCCGGAAGTCGAGCTGGTGA
- the rpsR gene encoding 30S ribosomal protein S18: MARRPRPAPDTKRPRKNLLKSMGLESVDYKDTNALRVFISEKGKIRSRNVTGLTVQQQRQVATAIKNAREMALLPYAGQDR; encoded by the coding sequence ATGGCTCGCAGACCCCGCCCCGCCCCGGATACCAAGCGGCCCAGGAAGAATCTACTGAAGAGCATGGGCCTGGAGTCCGTTGACTACAAGGACACCAACGCTCTGCGAGTGTTCATCTCCGAGAAGGGCAAGATCCGCTCACGTAACGTCACCGGACTGACAGTGCAGCAGCAGCGCCAAGTCGCTACCGCGATCAAGAACGCGCGCGAGATGGCGCTGCTGCCGTACGCCGGTCAGGACCGCTAA
- a CDS encoding catalase, with the protein MSEQKIATTDGGAPVPSVEHSLSVGPDGPLLLQDHYLIEQMANFNRERIPERQPHAKGGGAFGHFEVSGDVSKYTRAAFLQPGAKTDTLIRFSTVAGERGSPDTWRDPRGFALKFYTSEGNFDMVGNNTPVFFLRDPMKFQNFIRSQKRMQATNLRDHHMQWDFWTLVPESAHQVTWLMGDRGIPKSWRHMNGYSSHTYSWVNADGELFWVKYHFKTDQGVEFMTQDEGDQMAGEDGDYHQRDLYDSIQGGNFPSWSLKVQIMPFEEAKTYRFNPFDLTKVWPHGDYPLIDVGKLVLDRNVEDYHAQIEQAAFEPNNIVPGTGLSPDKMLLARGFSYADAHRARLGVNYKQIPVNEPHVEVHSYSKDGAMRIRNATDPVYAPNSMGGPVADARRAAEAHWVSDGDMVRTAYTLRAEDDDWGQAGTLVRDVLDDDQRDRLAQNIIGHVSKGVKEPVLSRVFEYWRNVDPDLGKKIEDGVRNPS; encoded by the coding sequence TTGTCCGAGCAGAAGATCGCGACCACCGACGGGGGTGCTCCGGTACCGAGTGTGGAGCACTCACTGTCGGTGGGACCAGACGGCCCATTGCTGCTGCAGGATCACTACCTGATCGAGCAGATGGCCAATTTCAACCGCGAACGCATCCCGGAGCGCCAGCCGCACGCCAAGGGCGGGGGTGCGTTCGGGCATTTCGAGGTCTCAGGCGATGTCAGCAAGTACACCAGGGCGGCATTTTTGCAGCCGGGCGCCAAGACCGACACCCTGATCAGGTTTTCGACGGTGGCCGGCGAGCGTGGCAGCCCAGACACCTGGCGTGATCCCCGCGGCTTTGCGCTGAAGTTCTACACCTCCGAGGGCAACTTCGACATGGTGGGAAACAACACCCCGGTCTTTTTCCTGCGGGATCCGATGAAGTTCCAGAATTTCATCCGCAGCCAGAAGCGCATGCAAGCCACCAATCTCCGTGACCACCACATGCAGTGGGACTTCTGGACGCTGGTGCCGGAATCGGCGCACCAGGTGACGTGGCTGATGGGAGACCGTGGCATCCCGAAGTCGTGGCGCCACATGAACGGCTACTCCAGCCACACCTACAGCTGGGTCAATGCCGATGGCGAACTCTTCTGGGTCAAGTACCACTTCAAGACCGACCAGGGCGTCGAGTTCATGACCCAGGACGAGGGCGACCAGATGGCCGGTGAGGACGGCGACTACCACCAGCGTGATCTCTACGACTCGATCCAGGGTGGCAACTTCCCGAGTTGGTCGCTGAAGGTGCAGATCATGCCGTTCGAGGAGGCAAAGACATACCGCTTCAACCCCTTTGACCTCACCAAGGTGTGGCCGCACGGAGACTACCCATTGATCGACGTCGGCAAGCTGGTGCTGGATCGCAATGTCGAGGACTACCACGCGCAGATCGAGCAGGCGGCCTTCGAGCCCAACAACATCGTTCCCGGCACCGGCTTGAGCCCGGACAAGATGCTGCTGGCGCGCGGGTTCTCCTACGCCGACGCGCACCGTGCCCGGCTCGGGGTCAACTACAAGCAGATCCCCGTCAACGAACCCCACGTCGAGGTGCACAGCTACAGCAAGGACGGAGCGATGCGGATTCGCAACGCAACAGATCCGGTGTATGCACCGAACTCGATGGGAGGACCGGTGGCCGATGCGCGGCGTGCTGCCGAAGCGCACTGGGTCTCCGACGGTGACATGGTGCGGACGGCATACACACTGCGAGCCGAGGATGACGACTGGGGTCAGGCCGGCACACTGGTGCGCGACGTGCTCGACGACGATCAACGAGACCGACTGGCGCAGAACATCATCGGCCACGTCTCCAAGGGTGTCAAGGAGCCGGTGCTGTCACGGGTGTTCGAGTACTGGCGCAACGTCGACCCCGATCTGGGTAAGAAGATCGAGGACGGCGTGCGTAATCCGAGTTAG
- a CDS encoding CsbD family protein: MSAENKIDDLGGKVKEGLGKATGDKSTENEGKLDQAKAGVKDAADKVKDVFTK, translated from the coding sequence ATGAGCGCCGAAAACAAGATCGACGACCTCGGCGGCAAGGTCAAGGAAGGCCTCGGCAAAGCGACTGGCGACAAGAGCACCGAGAACGAAGGCAAGCTCGACCAGGCCAAGGCCGGCGTCAAGGACGCCGCCGACAAGGTGAAAGACGTCTTCACGAAGTAA